One genomic window of Glycine soja cultivar W05 chromosome 9, ASM419377v2, whole genome shotgun sequence includes the following:
- the LOC114366977 gene encoding cytokinin dehydrogenase 3-like: MVAGKYPSPTYFILLLITITRLISTVGKTSQWMKALTPPPELASVSLDDTIFSKLRNDPEALQGRASRDYGNLVREVPSAVFHPTSSSDIARLIKLSYNGSVPFKIAARGQGHSTRGQAMVRDGVVVDMAGFRERGNGEGIRVVMSVVVDPNNKNGYGYYYADVGGEQLWIDVLNATLEHGLAPMSWTDYLYLTVGGTLSNAGISGQTFRYGPQITTVRQMDVITGKGEFVTCSQQTNSELFHAVLGGLGQFGIITRARIALAPAPKRVKWVRLLYNDFSAFTKDQEQLISITRRKQNIALDYLEGLLLMHQGPINNWRSSFFPLADHARIISLVTKHSVLYCLEVAKYYDGQNENNVDKELKVLLQGLSYIPGFYYEKDVSYVEFLNRVRSGELKLQSQGLWDVPHPWLNLFIPKSQIMEFDSGVFKNIILKRNITTGPVLVYPMNRNKWDNRMSASIPDEDIFYTVGFLHSSGFDNWKAYDAQNKEILQFCNDSGIKVKQYLPHYRTQEDWTNHFGPKWRTFVERKHQFDPKMILSPGQRIFNN, from the exons ATGGTAGCTGGGAAATACCCTTCCCCCACATACTTCATCCTCCTGCTCATAACCATAACACGTTTGATCTCCACAGTGGGCAAGACCTCCCAATGGATGAAGGCCCTAACGCCGCCTCCGGAACTCGCCTCGGTCTCCCTCGATGACACCATCTTCAGCAAGCTCCGCAACGACCCAGAGGCCCTCCAGGGGAGGGCCTCCAGGGACTACGGGAACCTCGTCCGCGAGGTTCCCTCGGCGGTCTTCCACCCGACCTCGTCGAGCGACATCGCGAGGCTGATCAAGCTGTCGTACAACGGTTCTGTCCCCTTCAAGATAGCGGCGAGGGGGCAAGGGCACTCGACGAGGGGCCAGGCGATGGTACGTGATGGGGTGGTGGTGGACATGGCCGGGTTCAGAGAGAGAGGGAATGGAGAGGGAATAAGGGTTGTGATGAGTGTTGTTGTGGACCCTAATAATAAGAATGGTTATGGTTACTATTATGCTGATGTTGGAGGGGAACAGTTGTGGATCGATGTGCTAAACGCCACGCTTGAGCATGGACTTGCACCTATGTCCTGGACTGATTACTTGTACTTGACGGTGGGAGGAACTCTCTCCAATGCTGGCATCAGTGGCCAGACATTCCGCTATGGTCCTCAAATCACCACTGTCCGCCAAATGGACGTCATCACTG GAAAGGGAGAATTTGTGACTTGCTCTCAGCAGACGAATTCGGAGTTGTTCCACGCGGTTCTGGGGGGCTTAGGACAATTTGGAATTATAACAAGGGCAAGAATCGCTCTTGCCCCAGCTCCCAAGAGG GTTAAATGGGTGAGACTTTTGTACAATGACTTTTCTGCTTTCACCAAAGACCAGGAACAACTAATCTCAATCACTAGAAGGAAACAAAATATTGCACTGGATTATTTGGAAGGATTGCTGCTAATGCACCAAGGACCCATAAATAATTGGAGATCTTCTTTCTTCCCTTTAGCCGACCATGCCCGAATAATTTCGCTAGTAACTAAACACAGCGTCCTCTATTGCCTAGAAGTTGCCAAATATTATGATGgccaaaatgaaaacaatgtgGACAAG GAACTCAAAGTTTTACTACAAGGACTGAGCTATATCCCTGGATTTTACTATGAAAAAGATGTCTCGTATGTTGAGTTCTTGAATAGAGTTCGAAGTGGAGAGTTGAAGCTACAATCACAAGGACTATGGGATGTTCCTCACCCATGGCTTAATTTGTTTATACCGAAATCTCAAATCATGGAATTTGACTCGGGCGTGTTCAAGAATATCATCCTTAAACGAAACATTACCACAGGACCCGTCTTGGTTTACCCCATGAATAGAAACAA GTGGGACAATAGGATGTCAGCATCAATACCCGACGAGGATATCTTCTACACAGTTGGATTTTTGCATTCAAGTGGGTTTGATAATTGGAAGGCCTATGATgctcaaaataaagaaattctACAATTTTGTAACGATTCTGGGATCAAGGTTAAGCAATATCTTCCCCACTACCGCACACAAGAAGATTGGACAAACCATTTTGGCCCTAAATGGAGGACTTTTGTAGAAAGAAAACACCAGTTTGATCCAAAAATGATTCTATCACCTGGACAAAGAATCTTTAACAATTAA